The genomic DNA TattgctttatttattcattttctctgGATGACATCACTTTTGTTGTGCTGGCCAGACATTTGCAGTCGTGCCAACTGTGTAACTTATTGTCGCTGAATACACACTCAGATTTACTGCTGTGGTGAGATCGCCTGTTCCAGAGCAGTTTGGGAACTGAACACACTTTGAGTTGAGATTGTTCCGTCAGATTCAAACAGCGATTATTTCTAATCGTGTGTGATACAGATTGTTTACTTGGCAACAGAGATGAAAAAGCAGCCAAACATGTAATTGCACAAATTACCTCAGTCAACAACAACCGACAAAAGTCATGCGTCATTAGGGGACGtccatcttgttccagaccacAGAGCTAATTGTCTGTATCATCAGCGTGCGGTCCCGAGTGGCAGCATGAAGCCACCGCAGTTAATGGAGTAGAAGCGTGGTTTCACATCAGAGTCAGTCTGCAGCACGGACAGATTTACATGCTAACCACTTATTATAGATTATGTAATCCCCTCTCATCACAGCCCAGTCTGCTCTTGTTTTCTAGAGGCTCACTCCACCTTGTCGTTCTCTGTCTgactctttgttttcttttatttcttacgtaataaaacacagatgcacacacacacgcacacacacacacacacacacacacacacacacacacacacacacacacacacacacacacacacacacacacacacacacacacacacacacacacatgggccaGCAGCTCTGAGGACATACATGTTAGAGCAGACAGCCCTTTCAGGACAACACCTGAGACTGAACCCCCACACGTACTTTTACTGACCTTCAGCTCTGTCTACTTCTGGAAGCATGAGTagcagttttttaaataaaataaaatacaaaagatcTATGAGGCCACTCCGGGATGTTTGGAGCAGATCTTTTGTCAGCCTCATTGTGGCTGTAACACCCtggaacaaataaatgtatgaaaaatCAACTCAGGACACTGTGACCAGCCAGAAAGAATCAAACTACTCAGCAGAGTGAGGtctcctttttaaaatcaatctGTCCAAGcccatcaaacacaaacagagagagagagattaacaATATAAGCATATAAACAATAACCTTTTGTGCTTTTTGCCAAAGTTATGGGCTCATGATTTTCTCTTATAAGGTGAGGTGTTCATTTCTGCCTGCGTGAGAAGTTTGCTCTTTTAACAAAACGTGCAACACGTGATGTTAAACTGGCCGTCTTGGAATCTGGAAATGTTGATCTCCCCTGATGGTCACTGGAGTTTTACAATCTGGCTGAGAACAACATGCATATTTTAAATGACACTATCCAGGAAGAATTTATTGTCTATCAATGTTACCGTGCTCCACCACAGCGCCGTCTTCTGTGTCATAAATAAAGTAAGAACTATTTGTGTCTCATGTCAAAGTGAAAATGCTTCAAAGCTTGAAATGACTTGAAATatagtgaaagaaaaagaaaacatagtTCAATATGGAAAACAATACAATCTGAGGAGATTCAATCGTGTTAAATGAATAATTCTGCATGCAAGTTGTGTTGTCATTGACTGCATCTTCCTCCCAGTAAGTTCCTCTGTTTTCAAATGGCAGCTTCTGGATCAAACATCAAAAACTGCTTCATGAACAAAATGGAGAAATAAGATATCGGCACCAAGAAATAAATAGGAGacagtttaaaatgaaaactaaaacaaattaaatttatCAAATGAAAGTTGCTCTTTAACTGTCTTAGGTGCAATGGGAGACAGATCCAAGGAATTAGAGAACACATTTTTGACCGTTGTAACATCCAGAGcacttttaattacatttataacTGACTTTACACTTAGTCTCATGGGCCATACCAAACCGAAAGATTTTACATTGTTTCTGGGAAGGAGCGAGACGTGTGGCTCCTTCGCCTCTAGATGGCAACAAAATCAAACTATGGACCTTTCGTCCATTTTTAAAGTGACCATAGGGAGGCGCTACAGGGCAAAGTAACGGTGACGCACCTGTTACTGCTGAGAACAGAAGGCAGTGGAGGTGAGGATGTAGCAGAGGCAGCTCAGGGGTTGTCTGTATCTTCTATTATTAATAACTATGATCCTCATCAGAAATAGTGAGCGTGGTTTCTGAAGGGGGTTGTTTGGTGTTTACTGTCAGCAGCGAGTTAAAGGAAATGCATCAGTTAAAAGGGATGACAGTGAGGCTAcgaatgaggaaaataaatgatgGCCTCATGGAGGAGATGGGTGTAAAAAGCACCAACAGTGAGAGAGGGGTTGATTCCCAGTCCAGCCTTTTGTTTTGGTGGTTACCAGCTCTCCAACTCACTGTCGCAATGCAGCCAAACCACAGTCTGAGCAACACCCACAGCTGGGTTGGTAACCAGAATCCTCATCTACTGAATTTGTTTCCCTGCCTGCGTAAATGTCTCATGCTGTATTCGCATGTGTGTGAAACTGGGAAATCCTCCTCCAGTGGTGAAACAGCAGCAAAAACTTCTTTAAACTGTGAATTTAATAAAGATGCTCCTGCTACGCTCACTCACTGAGACAACAAAGTGATGGGGAATGAAACAGGTGAGGAACAATGGCCGCCTGTCAGTGTGCATCATCTGTGAAACAGCAAAACATATGAACACATCAACTCTACTTCAACGGAATCTTATTCTTCTTGGTATGTTCCCTGAATATTCTCCCCACATGTTTCGGAGACTTTTCAATAAAAGTGTGTGGGGTTTTCTTGGCATCTAAAAAAACTTCATAAAAAATACCTGTAACCGTAAAGCTGCCGAGCACAAAAAGCCAGATGAGAAAATCAGCCTCACTCCCACCTCCCCTTGACCATCCTCCTCTAATAAGTATAAAACCAGACTATatttatatgtactgctgatcTGCAACTATAGGAAGGAAGTATGTAAACTTAGTTAAGAAACTTTCATTAGAGTTACTGCCTAGTTACAAACTGTTCATCTGGACTTGAGTGAATGAGTTTGCAAAATGTTAAATGGCAACGTTATTTCTTATATGAACACTTGCTATATTATATCCACCTGTAGGAGGTAAAGAggaatgaatatgtttttttattcttgtttttaggGATCTCAATATAAATCTGACAGTCAGTCATTCTGCAACTTTTGTCAAGCAGTAAACAAAGTCAATGAAATGTACTGAATACTCAACAGATTGCCATGTTGTTGTACCTCTGCCAAAAACGATTGTAAAGTGCGGAAAACATAAGCATATTTTCACTATATATTTGGCTTGAAATGCTTTAAAAAGTGGTCTGTTCTTTTAACCAGTCATTTTAACCAGATTTACAGCAatattttggtttaaatttaacatttaatattgaTATTATCTCTAATATATTTCAagggacacatgagacacatacgacacatgaaaacatatgAGACACATtaagacacatgagacacatgaaaacacatgagacGCATGAAGatacatgagacacatgaaaacatatgagacacatgaagacacatgaagacacatgaagactcatgagacacatgagacacatgaaatCACATGAAGACAtatgagacacatgaagacacatgaaaaacatgaagacacagtaagacacatgagacacatgagacaaatgaagacacatgaagacacatgagacacatgaagacacatgaaaacacatgaagacATATGAGACACATGAAATCACATGAAGACAtatgagacacatgaagacacatgagaaacatgaagacacacgaagacacatgaagactcatgagacacatgaagacacatgaagacacatggagacacatgaagaaatgaagacacatgagacacatgaagacacatgaaaacacatgaagacatgagacacatgaaatCACATGAAGACAtatgagacacatgaagacacatgagaaacatgaagacacatgaaatcacatgaaaacacatgagacacatgaagaaACGTGACATATAAAGACACATGAATGAGACATATGACGACACATGAAACAAAGACATCAGGTCACATTAGATTTTTTGCGTAATGTTTATTGAGGACATGCAGCAGGCTATAATTGAACTTCAGTGTTCAAACGTGTGAtttcatttaactttaactGATGAAGGCTACAGATGTTGAAACAGATCAACATgtggtctgctgctgctcctggatAGTAACTAGGGCTGCGCAGGATGGATCTTCATGACGATGGACTTCAGAGAGTAGCCATAGGTGTTTTTCCAACTGTGCCATATAACTCCAACAGCAAAGGGagtctcctcctgcctccagcGATAGACCCCATTAGGGTTTGCATGGTGACATTGGTTGTACCAGAAAGCTCCCATGTATAGAGAGGCACAGTTGCGAGTATCTGGGTCCTGGTCTTTGTCGAAGGTTGAGAACTTCATGCCATTGTGTGTCATCATGGAGTCTcctacagagacacagagaagacgCAGAGAAGACACAGTGTTATAGACTGAAAATATCTGTCATCAACGAGGTATTTGTCTGAAGGAAAcatgtctctatctgtctctgtctgtctctattgGTCTCTGTCTGTaagtctctatctgtctctatctgtcgaTTTGATGCCGTCTCTCAGGACAGTGTCCATGGAAAAGatttaaatagttttcttttgactaaaagaacaaaaactgaaaaacattttttattttccagaatGAAAGAAGATTAATGATaaatgtctctcacacacacacacacctacctgcTCCTTTATCTGTGAATCCAGACACAGTCAAGTTGTATCCGTTACACTCAGAGCCGACGGAGAACATCCTGTAATGCGCGGACGCATTATTTCCCTCAAAGTCCTTCATGTCCACCTGTAACTCAAACTTCTTGGGTCCTGAGGTCAGATAGTGTAGGTTGTCCAgacctgtgacacacacacacacacacacacacacacacacacacacacacacacacacacacacacacacacacacacacacacacacacacacacacacacaagggggTTGTGTATTAACAGTAAGGTTCTCAGCTGTTCCTGTGGTTCCACTTCTCACCTAGCCAGTGTTCTCCATCCACCGAACCAAAGCCGACCTTGTACTGAATCCAGGGCCTGTAGAAGTTGACGGTTCCATCCATCCTGGTCTGAATCACCTGAGCAGGTAAACAGTGGAATATGAGTCTGACTGATTTGACGCTTATTGAAAGTCAGTACAAATACTCACTGTCCAGGCTGGTTGGTCTGGACTCTTCTGACAGTACACCTGCAACACATCAATACATTTGATCAATTCAAATGTTTCGCTCACATCTTTTTCACTTTCAACACGTTAGGTGAGACTGACCAATAGAAGCCCAGAGATTCATCTGAAACCAGTGATCATGGAACGAATCGAGTCTACTTCATTTAAACGTTTCCtcctgaaagcagcagctcgATGAAAGtcagtctgatgtgtgagtgtgaacaagagaaagtttcctccttctctccctgagcgtctgttctttgtaactctggtgagtggattccatctcctgtgagaagaactgactgagagtcataGCTTCAACTGTCACAATCAGCCTGCAGTTGAAGTGTTaggctgaactgagatcagttcaaaagactctgaagttattaaaaaccagagtttatctccaatattcagcaggaaactgtgaaacatgaagcATTCTAAACAGCATTACCCCTCATGTGGCTGCAGTAGGTGCTGttgacagtgttgggaaggatactttcaaaacgtattccgttacagaatacagaatacatgcacaaaaatgtaatctgtaacgtattccattacattaactaatctgagtaacgtattctgaatacttggaatacttccggtttgtattgcattttttaagtgtatgattgcggcgttgttatagtcagtggagcagcagcagtttaaactctctctccgccgatgcgtcgggccagctggatgtccggctcccatccactcccatctctgtgccggtcccaccggaggctgaagccccgccctgcgccaaggctgcctcgcgccgtgcagcgatcgtttcggcgtcgagtctattttttgcgcttgacgcgagcatatcgctccaggaaacacactgaaaaatgattttaaacgatattgatgacatattttatatgatataaatgataaagcatgcatcccatagtttgtattccccctctgttgtcctggagttttaaatttaccaatttgaccgatcacattattaaatgctcccctccatacagacacacaagcagtcataaagataaaaagagagggggggggggggggggcggagaatacgtcatttaccctcgacacccgacattgaacggagcaaacagcggagaagttcttgaagatagatgacattaaattgggacgctgttgcagttaatgttggagcaacaagtgactttatgcttttatactactgggtcaacgggtgatattattttagcgtcgcttcagcgtccggtgtgaaccctgcgtgcctcgctggtctcctgcagagccatgacagcggagctctgggagcgcaggtcggtcttctct from Limanda limanda chromosome 6, fLimLim1.1, whole genome shotgun sequence includes the following:
- the LOC133003673 gene encoding microfibril-associated glycoprotein 4-like, with the protein product MDGTVNFYRPWIQYKVGFGSVDGEHWLGLDNLHYLTSGPKKFELQVDMKDFEGNNASAHYRMFSVGSECNGYNLTVSGFTDKGAGDSMMTHNGMKFSTFDKDQDPDTRNCASLYMGAFWYNQCHHANPNGVYRWRQEETPFAVGVIWHSWKNTYGYSLKSIVMKIHPAQP